In the Euphorbia lathyris chromosome 5, ddEupLath1.1, whole genome shotgun sequence genome, one interval contains:
- the LOC136230939 gene encoding scarecrow-like protein 32, with translation MMQFTETPPHLHMNINQTPLLQTPKTTRPWPGFPTSKSLASFGDANCMEQLLVHCANAIESNDATLAQQILWVLNNIAPPDGDSNQRLTCAFLRALITRAAKNGTCKLLASIANSHTSLSINTHQFSVIELASFVDLTPWHRFGFTAANAVILEAIEGYPVVHIVDLSLTHCMQIPTLIDAIATRFEVTPMLKLTVAGFTEHIPPKLDLSYEQLGSKLIAFARSRNVILEFSVVPATYANGFSSLIEQLRMQNSIYTDTAEALVINCQMLLHYIPDETFSNHNPSSSSSTSSSVHSYRSMFLKSLRSLDPTVVVLVDEDADLTSNNLVCRLRSAFNYLWIPYDTVDTFLPRGSKQRQWYEADICWKIENVIAHEGLQRVERIEPKSRWVQRMRNSNFRSLCFGEDAVSEVKNMLSEHAAGWGLKKEEDDLVLTWKGHNVVFATAWISA, from the coding sequence ATGATGCAATTCACTGAAACCCCACCACATCTTCACATGAACATAAACCAAACCCCCCTCCTCCAGACCCCCAAAACAACCCGTCCTTGGCCTGGATTTCCCACCTCTAAATCCCTAGCAAGTTTTGGGGATGCTAATTGTATGGAGCAACTTCTTGTCCATTGTGCAAATGCAATTGAAAGCAATGATGCAACTTTAGCTCAACAAATCCTTTGGGTACTTAACAATATTGCACCCCCAGATGGCGATTCTAATCAAAGATTAACCTGTGCTTTCCTTCGAGCTTTAATCACTCGTGCTGCTAAAAATGGTACTTGTAAACTCCTTGCTTCAATAGCCAATTCTCACACCTCTCTTTCTATCAACACCCATCAGTTTTCTGTCATTGAACTTGCTAGTTTTGTTGATTTAACCCCTTGGCATCGCTTCGGTTTTACTGCTGCTAATGCTGTTATTTTAGAAGCTATTGAAGGTTACCCGGTTGTTCATATTGTGGATTTGAGTTTAACACATTGTATGCAGATTCCTACTCTTATTGATGCTATTGCTACCCGTTTTGAGGTTACTCCAATGTTGAAGCTAACTGTTGCTGGTTTCACTGAACATATTCCTCCTAAGCTTGATCTTTCTTATGAACAATTGGGGTCTAAATTGATAGCTTTTGCTCGTTCTCGCAATGTGATACTCGAATTCAGTGTTGTTCCAGCTACTTATGCGAATGGTTTCTCTTCCTTAATCGAACAACTTCGAATGCAGAATTCAATTTACACTGACACTGCTGAAGCACTTGTTATAAACTGTCAAATGTTACTTCATTATATCCCAGATGAAACGTTTTCGAATCATAATCCGAGTTCATCTTCTTCTACTTCGTCTAGTGTTCATTCTTATAGAAGTATGTTTCTGAAATCACTTAGGAGTTTAGACCCAACAGTTGTGGTTTTAGTAGATGAAGATGCAGATTTAACATCGAATAATTTGGTGTGTAGATTAAGGTCAGCTTTCAATTATCTATGGATACCTTATGATACAGTGGACACGTTTCTTCCAAGAGGGAGTAAGCAAAGACAGTGGTATGAAGCTGATATATGTTGGAAGATTGAGAATGTGATAGCTCATGAAGGTCTGCAAAGAGTTGAAAGGATTGAACCTAAGAGCAGATGGGTTCAGAGGATGAGGAATTCGAATTTTCGGAGCCTTTGTTTCGGAGAAGATGCAGTTTCTGAAGTTAAGAACATGCTTTCTGAACATGCTGCTGGTTGGGGattaaagaaggaagaagatgatctTGTTCTTACTTGGAAAGGTCATAATGTTGTATTTGCTACTGCTTGGATCTCTGCTTAA